One Gavia stellata isolate bGavSte3 chromosome 20, bGavSte3.hap2, whole genome shotgun sequence genomic region harbors:
- the TNFRSF6B gene encoding tumor necrosis factor receptor superfamily member 6B, translating to MLLCHVPDLRRPSKWMFAPLLLFLAELGSGTQPTYQWKDAVTNEKLTCQQCPPGTFVAQHCTRDRQTVCKPCPDLHYTQYWNYLEKCRYCNVICEEKQVEVQQCNATHNRVCQCQEGYYSEMEFCIRHSQCPPGSGVEKLGTPFENTQCRPCPRGFFSSSNSSTKPCQPHQDCEQQGKVTNVQGNQYHDTLCTSCRPGRSNSTQGPGDDDCEQAMIDFVAYQNIPARKLKRLQQILERSPRKQALGTRAAIQEKFRAFLTHLKEGHYEVTKELLDALRAAKLHSIEEKVRKRFLLY from the exons ATGCTGCTCTGCCACGTGCCGGATTTAAGGCGTCCATCCAAG TGGATGTTtgcccctctcctccttttcctggcTGAGCTCGGCTCCGGCACCCAACCCACTTACCAATGGAAAGATGCTGTGACGAACGAGAAGCTGACCTGCCAGCAGTGCCCGCCGGGGACCTTCGTGGCACAGCACTGCACCAGGGACAGACAGACGGTGTGCAAACCCTGCCCGGATTTGCACTACACGCAGTACTGGAACTACCTGGAGAAGTGCCGGTACTGTAACGTCATCTGCGAGGAGAAGCAGGTGGAGGTGCAGCAGTGCAATGCCACCCACAACCGCGTCTGTCAGTGCCAGGAGGGCTACTACTCGGAGATGGAGTTCTGCATCCGGCACTCTCAGTGTCCACCAGGCTCCGGTGTAGAGAAACTGG GTACCCCCTTCGAGAACACCCAGTGCCGCCCTTGCCCCCGCggcttcttctcttcctccaacTCCAGCACCAAGCCGTGCCAGCCGCACCAGGACTGCGAGCAGCAGGGGAAGGTGACCAACGTGCAGGGCAACCAGTACCACGACACCCTCTGCACCTCCTGCAGACCGGGGAGAAGCAACAGCACGCAGGGACCAG GAGACGACGACTGTGAGCAAGCCATGATAGACTTCGTGGCATACCAGAACATCCCCGCCAGAAAGCTGAAGCGTCTGCAGCAAATCCTGGAGCGCTCGCCTAGGAAGCAGGCGCTGGGGACCAGGGCAGCCATCCAGGAGAAGTTCAGGGCTTTCCTCACCCACCTCAAAGAGGGGCACTACGAGGTCACCAAGGAGCTGCTGGACGCGCTGCGAGCTGCCAAGCTCCACTCCATCGAAGAGAAGGTCCGCAAGCGCTTCCTCCTGTACTGA